TGGTCGTGGCAGGTACGGTTTGGCTGAGCCTAGGAGGGTGCGAGATGGGCACTGAGGAGCGCGAGGCTACCTCGACGAAGGTGGAGCAGGTCCTTGAGCACAGTGAGGGTCACTTCGATCTGACCCGACCGCCCAGCCGCGAGGAGGCGGGCATGCTGGCTGGCCGCTCCCAGGTTACCTACCAGCATTCGAACCAAAATCCGTTCCAGGTGCGCGTCTTGCTGCCGGAGGGTAAGCAGCTCGCCGTTACGGCACGGATGGTCGGGTTCGATTCGCTCGGGACACCTGACCCGGCGAACGCGCCACCGACCACGCTCGACATCCACTACTACCCGGCAACACTCGCTGATGCCCGGGACCATCTGCTCGCCGCGGCTGATGAGTTCGGCCTGGATCAGCGCGCAATAGGGGAGTGGCATGCGCAGGCGTCCGATCCCGGTTCAAAGCAGGCGCCGCCAACTGTCAAGAGCCGCTGGATCAGTGCCCCGGTCGGATACCTCAGCCTGCAGGTGCAGGCACGGTACGCATCGCCGGTGGACACGCCTGAGTCGAAGCGGATCGTGGTACACTACCTGCTGACCTGGGAAGCCGCTGAGCACGACCCGTCGTGACTCGGGTCGAGCGACGACGATGTCGCTGTGCTGAAAATCGGACCTTTCCTGCAACGTTGGATCGGATCCACCGCAACGCCACGGTTCTGCCTCTTCCGAAAAAATATAGGGTAGCAATTGGTTAATTTCTCCCCCGAACGTTGGTACTTCCCTTTTAACTACCATATGTCATTACATCAGACGAATATTTCATTATGAAGTATTTTTTGCAAATATTTGATGTTGTTAAGTTTGGAAAACATCTAAAGTTCATCTTGACACGATACAATACAGTATTGTATCGTTTTGGATGAAGGGACTCATCCCTATGTTAATCCAGGAGGAATAATATGAATACAACTCTAAATATTTATGCTGGCAAAAAAGCGGTTGTCACCGGTGGAACACATGGCATGGGGCTGGCCATTGTTGAATCGCTAATCGATGGCGGCGCCGAAGTATTGCTCACTGGAAAAAATGAAAAAAATATTGCATCCGTTCGAAGCAAGCTGGGGACAAAGGCGCATGTCGTTCAATCGGACGCATCCAATATGGAGGATATTCAAAAGCTGGGAAAATACGTTGAAGACAAGTTGGGCAAAATTGACGCTGTATTCATTAACGTGGGCATTGCGGAGCTTGAACCCTTCGATCAGGTAACCGAGGCTTCCTATGACCGGCAATTTAACACCAACACCAAGGGAGCGTTTTTCACCGTACAGCGCTTGGCTCCTTTAGTGCAAGATGGTGGTTCATTCGTATTCACTACGGTTACTCCGGCTACTGCAACACCTACCATGAGCGTGTATTGCGGTACCAAAGCCGCCCTCCGCTCGTTTGCGCAAGGGTTTGCGGCTGAGCTCTTGCCAAGAAATATTAGAGTAAATGCGGTTGCCCCCGGTTTTATCACAACTCCAACGATGGGGGTTGCCGGTGCCACGCAAGAAGAACGGGCAGCTCTTGTGATGGCTGGAGACGAGGCAACACCAATGAAACGTCACGGAACGGCAGATGAGGTTGCGAGAGCCGCTTTGTTTCTTGCTTTTGATGCTACCTTTAGTACAGGGGTGGAACTGCCAGTGGATGGCGGGATTTCTCAGATTGATGCTTAAGTGGGA
This portion of the Desmospora profundinema genome encodes:
- a CDS encoding SDR family oxidoreductase — its product is MNTTLNIYAGKKAVVTGGTHGMGLAIVESLIDGGAEVLLTGKNEKNIASVRSKLGTKAHVVQSDASNMEDIQKLGKYVEDKLGKIDAVFINVGIAELEPFDQVTEASYDRQFNTNTKGAFFTVQRLAPLVQDGGSFVFTTVTPATATPTMSVYCGTKAALRSFAQGFAAELLPRNIRVNAVAPGFITTPTMGVAGATQEERAALVMAGDEATPMKRHGTADEVARAALFLAFDATFSTGVELPVDGGISQIDA